In the genome of Dunckerocampus dactyliophorus isolate RoL2022-P2 chromosome 6, RoL_Ddac_1.1, whole genome shotgun sequence, one region contains:
- the haspin gene encoding uncharacterized protein haspin, with product MSKMKLQEIPKPLFLKTYGKQMRKLTPWLSPEDHKRAFDNTQATDGDDSVFEPAKPTRIRQKKANSKGKAVRPTRRKAKENITTEILSVPLPSFHQPAPQGKSIRKRKPVSVAAVPVRKKGKHLSMTSESEDDMVFSTKRCPNPLQVNTSSNIPHPSLARFVTCRQRSVATKPTLSKAFALDSMEDFTSGEDSLILLSPKRKRLDSSMESSSSSLSTNPLRATLLNESAHHSVGSMKPIFSSTPSVCPTSKLLDIVSDPIMDQSLNPSSLSVSCISVSTFPEDLHSPRQPCSAPPFEKMKQQKNQAGQPFHEGHSYDLSHPKSVIKTDRHPKTNVLSGSVPVLTSDSEISSCFVSAVSNLVSPTEALKQKCLTQHCTVRVERFDHLTVDQLCRQIGFSSCLDHLSSSLTRQTAEQQPVCADLLSSPGPSFDASLSAGSSDQSSTSNSPESELSYSPINLSLPSSPLSAEGEFIKRSALARNVESPLHTNSSFDKFTCAQLTASSPLQRSTEEQDAENLFLGNKSKDCVKSLGSSQFKTALVQRKTSIGRLRNDEDAVDMQSQSLEMALIQKCRTDKLAVRIQRQTSAQLKELQWKVTKCKSDFTSEVLMKKDTHPNQVSSRSGNIVASDRAVSKNLQKDFNKLAKKKKKRKSLLTGRPGTTRKACVSGLSVSRWKNDSRFQTAHKLKKRGAWMAADCTIDNLVSSQPKELQELFGHTSNFSTPVRTFSLNLSTDFTPHTQYWNRLKSSLSIHRKVLLTPQSCKRPVPADISQLMYDAEMSDAEKVYAECGQHGPLSWRECFSPQRMKQCVKIGEGTFGEVFSSSNASGEKVALKVIPVEGNEKVNGEDQKTLGEILHEIIISKELSSLKDQQQNQTSSFIGLNDLHCVRGCYPSEFLKAWDIFDQEKGSDNDRPDFFQKDQLFIILEFEFGGVDLENSNGMLSSLGVAKSILHQVTAALAVAEQQLHFEHRDLHWGNVLVKPTKEKTGHYLLNGTAHSVETKGVLVRIIDYSLSRLEIDGLTVSCDISKDEELFMGQGDYQFDIYRLMREENGNDWNSYQPHSNVLWLHYLCSKLLTMRYRGTGGRGTKITQKKLTHFHKDILQFSCATEALQKCTLFR from the exons atgtccaaaatgaagctACAAGAAATACCCAAGCCGTTATTCCTGAAAACTTACGGGAAGCAAATGCGAAAGCTGACGCCCTGGCTATCACCGGAGGACCATAAGCGGGCCTTCGACAACACCCAGGCTACAGACGGGGACGACTCTGTGTTTGAACCTGCTAAACCCACCAGAATCAg aCAGAAGAAAGCTAATTCCAAAGGAAAGGCAGTCCGCCCTACAAGGAGGAAAGCAAAAGAGAATATCACTACCGAGATTCTCAGCGTTCCCCTCCCTTCTTTTCATCAACCTGCTCCACAGGGCAAGAGCATCAG AAAAAGAAAACCTGTCTCTGTGGCAGCTGTCCCAGTGAGAAAGAAAGGGAAGCATTTATCCATGACCAGTGAGAGTGAAGATGACATGGTGTTTTCAACAAAACGCTGTCCAAATCCACTTCAGGTTAACACAAGTTCAAA TATTCCTCATCCTTCTTTGGCCCGCTTTGTGACCTGCCGCCAGCGCTCGGTCGCTACCAAACCCACACTCTCAAAAGCATTTGCCCTTGACTCTATGGAAGACTTTACTTCTGGGGAGGATAGTCTAATCCTCCTCTCTCCCAAAAGGAAAAGGCTGGATTCAAGCATGGAGAGTTCCAGCAGCAGCTTGTCTACCAATCCCTTGCGAGCGACGCTCCTCAATGAGTCGGCACATCACAGCGTTGGGTCCATGAAGCCCATCTTTAGCTCGACGCCCTCCGTGTGCCCGACCAGCAAACTGCTCGACATTGTATCTGACCCCATCATGGATCAGTCCCTCAACCCCTCGTCCTTATCTGTCAGCTGCATAAGTGTAAGCACATTCCCAGAAGACCTGCACTCACCAAGGCAGCCATGTTCTGCCCCACCCTTTGAGAAGATGAAGCAGCAGAAGAATCAAGCAGGCCAGCCTTTTCATGAAGGACACTCATATGACCTTTCACACCCAAAGAGTGTGATCAAGACAGATAGACACCCCAAGACAAATGTGCTATCAGGAAGCGTACCTGTACTGACTTCAGACAGTGAAATTAGCAGTTGCTTTGTGTCAGCCGTGAGCAACTTGGTGTCACCCACTGAAGCTCTAAAGCAAAAGTGTTTGACGCAGCACTGCACTGTGAGGGTGGAGAGATTCGATCACCTCACCGTGGATCAACTTTGCAGGCAGATTGGCTTCTCCTCCTGCTTGGATCATCTTAGCTCTAGTCTTACAAGACAAACAGCCGAGCAGCAACCAGTTTGCGCTGACCTGTTGTCATCCCCAGGACCTTCTTTCGATGCCAGTTTGTCTGCAGGAAGCAGCGACCAGTCATCCACAAGCAACAGCCCTGAGTCAGAACTGTCATATAGTCCTATCAATCTATCACTGCCATCCTCACCGCTTTCAGCAGAAGGTGAATTCATAAAGCGGTCGGCATTAGCGCGCAATGTTGAATCTCCTCtacacaccaacagcagcttTGACAAATTCACTTGTGCACAGTTGACAGCCAGCAGTCCTCTACAAAGGTCAACAGAGGAGCAGGATGCAGAAAATTTGTTTCTAGGAAACAAAAGCAAAGATTGTGTTAAAAGTTTGGGTTCATCCCAATTTAAAACCGCACTGGTCCAGAGAAAGACGTCTATAGGACGATTACGAAATGACGAAGACGCAGTGGACATGCAATCACAGAGCCTCGAGATGGCATTGATTCAAAAGTGTCGAACCGACAAGCTGGCAGTAAGAATACAGAGACAGACTTCAGCACAATTGAAGGAGCTGCAGTGGAAAGTCACAAAGTGTAAATCAGATTTCACCAGTGAGGTCCTGATGAAGAAAGACACTCATCCCAATCAAGTGTCATCTAGATCTGGCAACATTGTAGCATCAGACAGAGCGGTCTCCAAAAATCTCCAAAAAGATTTCAACAAGCTcgccaaaaagaagaaaaagaggaagagCCTCTTAACTGGCCGGCCAGGCACGACCCGGAAGGCGTGCGTCAGCGGTCTTAGCGTGAGTCGATGGAAGAACGACAGTAGGTTTCAAACGGCGCACAAGCTCAAGAAGAGGGGTGCATGGATGGCTGCCGACTGCACCATCGACAATCTGGTGTCATCCCaacccaaagaactgcag GAGCTTTTCGGGCATACAAGTAATTTCTCAACCCCAGTGAGAACATTTTCACTCAACCTCTCGACTGACTTCACGCCGCACACACAGTATTGGAATCGTCTCAAATCCTCGCTCTCCATTCACCGCAAAG TGCTGCTCACGCCACAGTCTTGCAAAAGGCCGGTGCCAGCAGACATCAGCCAG CTCATGTACGACGCAGAGATGTCCGATGCGGAGAAAGTGTATGCAGAGTGTGGCCAGCACGGCCCGCTGTCTTGGAGGGAGTGCTTTTCCCCTCAACGCATGAAACAGTGTGTCAAGATTGGGGAGGGAACATTCGGTGAGGTGTTCTCCTCCAGCAACGCCTCAGGAGAGAAGGTTGCACTCAAA GTCATTCCAGTGGAGGGCAATGAGAAGGTGAATGGAGAAGACCAGAAGACATTAGGGGAGATTCTCCATGAGATTATCATCTCCAA GGAGCTGAGCAGCCTGAAGGACCAACAGCAGAACCAGACTAGCAGCTTTATTGGACTCAATGA TCTTCACTGTGTCCGAGGCTGTTACCCTTCAGAGTTCCTCAAGGCTTGGGACATATTCGATCAGGAAAAGGGATCTGATAACGACAGACCAG ATTTCTTCCAAAAGGACCAGTTATTTATCATCCTGGAGTTTGAGTTTGGCGGCGTCGACCTAGAGAACAGCAATGGAATG CTGTCGTCGCTGGGCGTGGCAAAGAGTATCCTTCATCAGGTGACGGCTGCCTTGGCTGTGGCTGAGCAGCAGCTGCACTTTGAACATAG GGATCTCCACTGGGGCAACGTCCTGGTTAAACCAACTAAAGAGAAGACTGGTCACTACCTCCTGAATGGAACAGCCCACTCTGTGGAAACAAAAGGGGTGCTTGTGCGCATCATTGACTACTCTCTCTCCAGACTGGAAATTG ATGGTCTCACAGTATCCTGTGACATATCAAAGGACGAGGAGCTCTTCATGGGCCAAGGAGATTACCAGTTTGATATATATCGGTTAATGAGAGAGGAGAACGG TAACGACTGGAACAGCTACCAGCCTCATTCCAATGTGCTGTGGCTCCACTATCTGTGCTCCAAGCTGCTAACCATGAGGTACCGTGGAACAGGTGGAAGGGGCACCAAGATCACGCAAAAGAAGCTGACACATTTCCACAAAGACATCCTGCAGTTCAGTTGTGCAACAGAAGCACTCCAAAAATGCACCCTGTTTCGATAG